TGGCGAACAAAGTACTGTTGCACAGTCAACACCCGTGACACTTCGCCCGTGTTGAACATGAGATACACATACGCGATCCCAGCAAGAAAGTCTGAGGCAGCCAAGTTGGCGAGAAGGTAATAAAAGGGGTAGTGAAACCTCTTGTTTGTGATGACGGCTGCAATCACCATGCCATTAGACACCAAGATGAAAAAGCAGAAGATGGAACCAACACACTGAACTGGGATGAGTTGCGAGGAATGCCAGCCATCATTAGTTTGGTTGCTGTTGTTGTAGAAGAATCCCATGGTCATGCCATGGTAGCAATGAGTCTGATTGGCCATCTTGCACTGATCACActgctgaaaaagaaaaaatggcAATTAATGAAATTATTATGAGAACGGttatttaacaataaaacaacactgcACATTTGGCAGCTTTAAATCAACACTATTGCAACATATTTAATTAACACTTAATATTAACACTTCCATGTGTTGATTTAAGGATAGAATTCCTTCTTAAAACAATGGTGAAGTCCTTCAAAGTGATTGAATTGAAGGTAGCAGTACTATTATTCATACTTATCTGCTAATTACTTGTTTACCAAGGATCACCCACCCACTAGTCAAGAGAAAAATGTATGAAATTATGCTTATTAAGACTGCTGAAAAACATGATTTCAGAAATGAATGAAGACTGCTGTGCTATTAAACTAATTAGTGTCAAATATGGAAACCCCAAATTATCAACAGATTATGCTGACATCTTGTATTGTAAGTAGAATATTAAGTACAATTATACTTAATAATTGTAAATCACTGAACATTACAAAAAAGGTTATTTGACATAGATAATGGAACAATTTGGTATTTGCCTGGTTAAATTGGTCCATATACAACAAAATGAATCTGATGTATATACTTAAAgaatattttatgtaatatttatatcacatatttatatcaaataaaaaagggTTCCACCataataaaatgcttaaaaaatgagAACCTTTAAAACTCctaaaaacatttttcaaagacGTATTCTACTCTTGGAAAATAGATTCTTTGACTCCCAACAACAGTGGTATTTTATGTGGTATTTAATAGCATTTTAAACGGTTCCTTGAATAACCACATAAAAGAAGAATTCCACCACAGTGAAGAGTCGTAAACCAACAATGCAAAACCATTAATGTATTCAAAAGGTTCTTTGAGTGGTCATAACCATTGATTTTATTAAAGAACCTTTAAAGGACCCTTTTAATAGCCCATGCTGCTCTCAAATCCTCCAAAAACAACTTTTCCCTGAGTTTTGACAAAAGCGTAAATAGTACCAGCGGAACCTTATAGGAGACTCCTGAGACAAACTCAGGCAAAGTACAACAAATATAACATGAATAGTAGAATAGGAACAGTGTTTACTTACCAAGAGGTCACAAACACCCAGGTAAATTTAAGTGAGCTGCTGCATTTGTTCAAACACTTCGAAACAGAGCTCCCCACTCAGCTCCCATCTCCTCCCAGTCTTCACCGGCTCCCCTCAGTTCAGTGAGCAGCACGCAGACTCGATCCTGGAGCTCCGGGCAGGGCTGAGGTAGTGCGggggaggaggagctggaggaggaggtgaAGGTGGGGCCTGGGCGGTTTGAGGCGGTCGGATGAGTCCGTGTGGTGAGCGGGTCCTGGGTGTGTACTGTCTTAGGGCCTTTAACACATTGTACTCTGTACTGTCTCTAAGCTCAAGCACGGCACTGAAACAAAATTACACACCAGATAGACTGATAGTttgtgtgctttaaaaaaaaaaaaaaaaaaaaatgtatatatatatatatatatatatatatatatatatatatatatatatatatatatatatatatatatatatataaacggttattccaccaaatattgatttctgaactcttcaaactttatgaatatgagcttgaaCATTAGCTCTACATTTTTAcatcttttacctttttatttaagacatttcagagaaactgatttagaatctggagtggtctcttaatttttttccagagctgtatatatatatatatatatatatatatatatatatatatatatatatatatatatatatatatatatatatatatatatattatgttatgttatgtgtgtgtgttaaaggaaGTAACAGTTTTGGactgagaaaaaaatgtatgaatCACACTTTAGTGTAACAGCTGAGTTTATTAGATAGTCATCATTTGAGGTACACTGGAGAGAAGCACAGTGAGCAGCAGGTACAGAGGAAGGCCTGAGTTTCACTACAGATCCGTTTTCTGAGGGAAGTGATACTTTCATTGGTTTCTCCTGAAAGCACCTGGCTTTTGAAGTAATCAAGCGAAAGTATAAAGATGTTGTTTAAAAggtatttttttctcaaaaatatgaattttcaataataatCACAATCATATTTGTCCtctattaaaacaaatttacactttgggcacaatttatacacatacattatacattaactACTTCATTTTCAATAATTTTcgtttaattaatataatataaaaagaaaaggacCAAAATCATGATAAGTAATATCTTAGTCAGGTTGTTTGGGGGATCCTCACACCATTCCTTTTGTTCTGTGGTATTTACGAGCAGATTTTTGATGATGTGCAggttagaggtaaaaaaaaaaaaaaaaaaaaaaacttcagcatGCACCTCCTGAGGGGGTCTATTGTATTGTTGACAAATATATGTTTACTGCTGAggataaagaaaacaaacaaacaaacaaaaaacatttacctTTTACAGTGCATGCCTGTTCAGTCAATGTGAGTAGACATTTGATCCACTATTtttcaaagcactttttaaatagcGTTCAGAACACTCACATACAAAAAATCCTCTCTCTCAAAACTGCACAGTGCACTGACCAATTAATACAAACAGATTCACAAACCCTGAGGCAGAACCAGGGGTGCAACCACatactgtttgtggtgtatggCAACGTAGTATCGGCGCCCCCGGGGGGAACGTTTCTAAATCATCAGCCCGGCGTAGGTGGGTGGCGGAGGGGGGGTAGGGGGGGGCTTCGGCGCATTATTTATACGTGTTTATCTCTTCCGCGCGCGGGGGGTGGTTTGCGGATTGAAGTACGAaacaagtacttttttgtactcaaaggtacattcttcataattgtttcaccagccaaaaggtacattcagtattttgtatcactgcagtaataaacaatatatattttatttgaacatttttttttgaaagccagacaattttgcatcatgaagttcttgacacatatttatttgatgataatgtttataatctttataatctatactggcataaaaaacatgggtacaaaaaaaggactttgACTGAACTTTTCTGTACCTcattataaggtacagccccagcgacaaactttgtactcttttaagtacaaatctgtacttacttttcttagtgtgtaccccCTTTTTGCACCACTGAGCACAACCAGTCAATCTCTATTTCAGCTCAGGACCAAGATCTTTAAAACTGGCACAAAGCGTGAAACGTGAAGCTTGTGTTCAGTGAGAGAAAGTGCAGCAGCGTGTTAATCCATTAAATGCTTTTACTGTGGTGTTGAACTAATGCATTTGGTCACCGTTTGTTACCACACTAAGTGAAACTCACCAAATGTCAGTTGCAAAGATAGCATTTCATGTAATTCAGAGAGGGTAAGGAGCAAATATGATTTCAAAAGAactgtttctttattttattttatttttagaaccAATACATTTGTCCTGACCCTTTTGCTCATTGCCAGTAACAGCAGCTTAATTGGTTGCAACAGACCAATTGGAAGAGACGAAGCAactgattttaaaatagtttaatttatttaccttttttttttttactatacaaaGTAACATAGGCAGCATGGTGGTGCCCCAGTGGCCTAGGTTTGGGTGTTTATTCAGGTTTTCTGATTTTCTTTCTCCTCCAAAAAACATGCACAGTGGGTAAACTGGCTCTGCCAGCTTgtccatagtgtgtgtgtgtgtgtgtgtgtgtgtgtgtgtgtgatgggtgtGTTATACTCTGCAATGGACTGGAACCCTGCAAAACAGGTATTCCTGCTATATACCCAGTGAATTTTGGTAGAATCTGGACCCACTGTGACCCTGAGCACAAAGAAGTGGATAAGACAATGGATAGATGGAATACAAATTTTACATTTGCTATGGGTTTCTTAACAAAGCAGTTGTTTCAACAACCTCTATATTTAATAGAAACTGCAAGTATAAAAATTTATGTAAGCAAAAATATCTTGAAAACGTGATTATGTATGTATCCgttttcttaataaaaaataaaaataacaactgGTAGAACCACAAGGGCTTTTTAGGAATCTCCAGGAAACATTAAAGGTTTCTCAAACATTAAAGGTATCCGTCACAGTTTCAACATACTTTCACAGTCTCAGTATACTTTCACTCCTTCACTACTTTTAACTCCTTCTACTATTCAAGTTTAAATACGCTGTAACAGTTCATTTGTAATACGATCTTTCAGTCACTTTCCAGTCACTGCATTTCTTGCAAGATCTCTCACCCACATGTAAACCCACATGAGTTCAAAGGAGGGAAAAAACATACTCTTATCAGCCTGAATATTGAATATGATAGGGTATATATGCTGAGAGATAACTATGTGTCACCTGTTGTACAACAAATGCTTACAACGGAagacaaacagaacaaaagaccACCACACTATACACCATCATTATACATGCATTACAGCCCTAATGCATTTCCAGAGGCAGGACGATAAcctgcataaataaataattacattggCTGCTTTCCCCAATTATGCAACAATATCCATTATCTACGTGAGAGGGATCATGTTGCACTTCATATTAAGATGCATTAGATATTTCTTTGGCGTGCCGTCTGACAtggaaaactttatttttttctcctgagTCTTAATTATATTGTAGTCCTCTTTAGCGGATGTCATTAATGTTTAGTCGTCTTGTCTTGGCTGGCAAATGAGGGGAGTCAGTTTCCCGTCACTTGTGTAGAAGTGAATTAGGCGATATTCCTTTCCTCCAGTGTAATACACAGATGCTGTACACAGTGTAATGCAAGAACACATTTGCAGCTCTTACTTCTCCGTGGTTAATTACTCCATACTGAGGTGGTCCCTATAGAAGCTGTTAGCTGATGAGTGTAACGGTGTCTTCTACAGGAACTCtgcaaaaacagaagaaaaaaaacatagaattgcAAGAATGCAAACTTGGTGGGTAAAGTAGGTGTACTGTATACGCTAAATTTATTTTACCCTGCATGTTTATAGgtaaagtaaaattattttttttaatatattatgttGTCAATCCTTCTGcactaaaaaaaagaacatatcaAAGAAATGACTAAAAGCCCAAATATATGACCACACCTGTGTTTGCTCATAATATTGTTGTTAGCAATGCTTATAAACGTTGACTTTTGTAATGTAATACATCTCTAATCTAGCATAATGAACatgataaatatattaaacagtTCCGGTCAAACAACAGTCACTTTTAAATTGTACAATATTTACATTgcaccattaaataaaaaataggaaataTTTAAATCCAACTACAGTAACTAGAAGATGACCAGTAAATTGATTAATTTGCCAGGAGGAAGTAGAGGAAGAAATCCAATCAGAGAAAATGGGCCTTTAACAGAAAATGGACCTCTCCATCGCTACTCAAACTACATGTTTCACAGGGTCATTCTGGAGATTTATGCATTAACAAGGGATTCGAGCATCAGTTTAGGAAAAGGCTGCATATGATCCTATGAAAAATGATAAATATCTGCTGAAAGGCTAAATTAGGAGTAAAGACCACTTTGCAGGGCCTGCACAAATCTACTCAGTGTCCTGTTAGCTTTTTACTGGGTGTGTAAGTGGCTTTTATCTGGGATTTATACACAACATCAAATTATGGTTGGGATTTCTGGATTTCCGTGACACTTCCTGCTGATAAGGGCTACCAACTGGACAATAATAAGACAAATAAACATATCTTTATGAAGGATtgcctgggaaaaaaaaatcatattcttgTGTGTTTTATCCACGCCAAATGTCTATCTGCTGCAATGGCTTTCATGGTAGCCACAATAGCTTTAAAGCAAACTACAGACAGTAAACACATGAACTTTGCCTGTATACTGCTTTTGCACTGTGTGCTGAGTGAAGCATTTGTGGTCATTTGTTACCAGTATAGTGGCATGGAGGAAAGTTTTACATCCTGTCTGGTTGTGTACGGATATGAGAAAGTCAGAAAACAACCgaaacttttgttttatttagtcattttaaacttttactcagGAGCTAAGACTCCACTGTcaacaagaagaaagaaaactaaTGGGTTTCCTAAGCAAAGCATGTTAAAGGAGAACATTAATTGGTAGTTTTATGTCAGTTAACAGATGCTGGCAGGCATTGGGCTTGGTGATTGGGGGGCATTGAGAACCATCTTGCCCACTTAGAGCAAGAGAAGGTATCCTGGGGAATCAAGCCAGCAAACTCTCAATCATATAGCCAAAAATTAGATACCACTCTGGAGTCTTCTACTACAGCCATAAATTAAGTATACAGCACATCACTAAGtgcgtttacatgcacttcaCAGTCCAATTGCTGCATAACATTGGACTCTGTCAGCAATCAACACATTTATATGGCTTGGGTAATCAGTTAATGGAAAAACTCAGAACAACGAAGAGTTTGCATGAACAGGTCAATAATCAACAAAGAATCTTACAGAATAAGACTGACATACTGTCATAACATCAGGTGAAACCCAAACTTCACTGTGTTTAACACATCAAGCCTTCGGTTTGAGTGCCATCCGAAAGTATTTTGTTGTCAAAAGTATTTTGTCGTCGTGGGTGCTCCATTAAACACTGCTCACTTGTTTCCAGTACCATAGTCTGTTTTTACACATGCACAGACAAGGAAATCGAAGAACACATCAAATAAAAGTATACCTTAACTAAGAAAACACGTACACTAAGCTAAAATTTAGCTCTCTTAATttgatttcttaatcagatttttggATCTTATGTAAGAAATCAGAGAACATTGTTTACAAAGCTACTTGAATAATCAAATAATTGCAAATTAAATTAATctatcagattataaagtgcatgtaaacaccaTTGTAACACCTCACATATCTAGAAACAATATTATCAGTAGGAAAATCCATGCTTGTTGGTCCACTCATCTTAAAAGCAAAATGTAAGGTCAACCAGCGtggagagaataaaaaaaacaaagtaaacataAAAGGTGAGATTTTGATAGAACGTCATGGAAATACATACAGGAAAAGCATGGGAACTAATTATATctgatatttgcatatatttGAGGCAGAAAAATGACTCGAGGGGAAGGATTTGTTTTTCTCAGCATTCGCCTGCTTATCGCAATAGTTACTCATGGCCAAGGGGAAGTTTTCTTgagtgtttctttctctctctctttttttcccaaaCTAGCCCTACATTTCTCTGTAATCAGCACATAGCTGGGTGTGTCCACCTCTCTCTCCCACCACTAATTTCATTTCGTATGCCACAGTGGCCTAACCTCAGAGCTTGGGAGAAGTCTGGAGCCTGCTGGCTGATGCTTGAGTTTGTGTACTTTCTGCAGCAACACAGCGTGACCGAGGGTCCGTTCTCTCTGCTCCCACCGTCCTCCTCCCCCTCCTGTGGGGGGAAATCCTTCCCTGCCCTCAGGAACAGCTGCAGATCAGTCATGGGGAAGCCAGTCTTCTGATAGCGCTAGTACAGATTAGAAAAAAACTTaccatatacattaaatatacagttGTTCCTTGAATGTGGGAAATCATCAACAATATATGCACACAGTGGTGTGACAAAGCCCCTTTACAAATtccatttgtttttgcttttttgtcacaccgatatttttccgattatcaaacaaactttaatatcagacaaagataacctgactaaatattaaaaagcttgttttaaatgagatttttatttattaaaggaaaaaaaactatccaaaccaatctagcactGTGTGTAAGTACAACCTCGGTGCAACAACTGCattcaagctttaccgataactggaaatgagtctttcacatctcctgtttaagatcatgccacatcatcttaatcagactttgactaggccactctaaaaccttaagtttttttttttttaagccattccgaggtggacttgtttgtgtgctttggatcattgtcctgctgcagaacccaagtacacctgagcttgaggtcacaaacagatggccggatattctccttaaGGATTTTttgttaaacagcagaattcctggttctatCTATTACGGCAAGTTGTCCAGGCTCTGAAGGTCCTGGacattattaagatttttttgaCAAATGTGAGACAAATGTGAGGCTATGGGTTATTTTTGatctgcagtgttttttgcctctCTCGTGGATCCCATTTTCGACCAGTCTCAGTCTTATTAtgaaatcattaacactgaccttaactgaggcaagtgagacgtGCAGTTCtttaatgttaataatgttgttctgggtttctttgtgacctcctgaatgagttgtccatgcccttttggaattatTTTTAACtaccggccactcctgggaaggttcaccagtgttccatgttttttccatttgtaaataaaagctttcactgtggtctgctggaatgtcaaagccttagaaatgactatGTATCTTTTTCCAGACTGAGAGATgtcaattactttgttttctcacctgtttttgaatttcttcagattggggcataatgtgttgctttttgagacctcttagctgcttcatgttgtcagacaggttctattttaatgatttcttgattttacaggtcttgcagtaatcaggcctggttgtggttagtgaaattgaactcctTCCAAAAGTGTGATTTATCACAGTTAACTTATGAGTGGCAAACACTTGGTTTGCATggattttttcctttaaaaaaataaaatcatcattggaaaagtatttttttttatatttactcaggttgtatttgttttatattaaagtttgtttgacaatctgaaaaatgtaagaaaaatacTTTTTCTCATATGTATCTATAAATAAGATATGTAGTTAACATaagcaaacttcagacaacaAACATACCAACTTTGTCTGTACACTCTGCAGTAGATTTGCAAATTCGGGGAGCTACCTTGATGGTCTCGTAAGCGTCCGTGATGAGGGCTATGAAGAGGCTGAGCACCATGTagatgaagagagagataaaggagtAGAGGTAGACTCTGCTGAATAACCACACCAGCGTATTCTTCTGCTGGAACTCAGCAAATGTAGTGAACATGTCGTCTCCATTTACGAGAGAGAAAAGGCACTCAGCTACACGGCTAAGACCCTCAAACTGACACCATACAACAAACCAgagcagagagaggcagaggaaaAATGTAACATTAGCATACTGAGTACATGCATGCATCTGTTGatctgtatgtgcatgtgtgtactgTATAACATAAATGAGAGACTTTAATTCACctaaatgtattgtgatataaaaaacattgaacaaaTACTGACACCTTGCGGTCATAACAAGATGGTACATTTGCAGAAATATATGGTATTATTGTGGAGGTGTAATTTTGACCTCCCAGTGATTAAACTGTTTTACGATTCTTAGTAACATAATCCAAATGCATGCTATTTTTTCCTACAAAtgtgataaataaacaaaaaagcatgattaaacaatacattttttattaaattaccaTCTTCATTCAGATGCGTTAACATTTAACAGTAGATCACATTTCTTGTAAATAATATTTACTTCCTGAGTAAAAACACTATCAACCTTTAAAGTTGACACTTGGCAGTGATATTTTACCTTATCATTGTAGGGCCCCAAAACAACCCATCCACAGAAAGTGTAGCCCAAGTAGATCATTCCTGCACAGCAGCAGAAACGCAGCACTTTAGGCAGGGCTGCATGCATAGTGAGAATAAGAACCTGCACCAGAAGAAAGGGCTTAAGATTACTATTAGCCCTAATAACTGACAAGTTACAAATCTACTCAGGTGAAAATTATTAATGACCAGAATAACAAAAAATTTAAGCAACAATGGCTAACTACACTTTATGCATGTCATATTTTTCTTGTGTATCACATATTACCTATGAAGGATTGCTTTTACATAAATCATACTTTAACTTCTCTTAAGAATTTTACAGTGTTACAAAGTCTTTGAGATTGAGGCTTTTAAAGGACCTCTTTTTTCTAGaactttaacttttaaaatgatcGGTAAAGTACATTATCACAATTTTAACACAATGTGTATTAAATTATACtacaaactaaaaaaactaattagatttttttgagcATTGAAAATAATATGTAAGCCTTATTGCttagtttattatttaatatatatatatatatataaattataaaataactaatgatAGACGTCCATATATACCCAATTTCATCTACTTACATTGTACTTCTGAAAATATCCCAAATATCTGATGACACCAACCCATACCATCAGTGTGGATGTTCCCAGAAAGATGCTACACACATCATAGCTGGTCATGCTCTGTGGAAACAAAGAGAGCAGAAAATATGTTATTAATTTAAACATGGGTCATTGCTTAACTTGGCTATAAGGAGAACCTTAGATCCTTCTTCACCTTAAAGGTAATTATTATACTAACTATttggcaataaaaaaacacttaaaagctCTATCTTATttcatcatattcaaaaagtCCAAAGGTCCGGAATATTTAGTTTCACCACCAATAAACTATTTTGTGCTTATCTATGACCCACTTAAACAGATGGTCTACTGCACTGTCTACTTCATAAAAGTCCTACGCTTCTCAAGTATCAGTCTAGTGAACAACTGACTCACTGAAAACAATTAGATAACACTGTTTAACTGCTTTTGTATTAACTTTGTATGTAAAAGGGGTGTggttaatataatttaaaactatGCATATTTTCACAAGCACGAAAAATCTAAAACTTTATGgaaatatacacttttttaatATACACATTTGGAATGGcactaaaacattttaaatagaaaaattagaaaacaaaccACAAAGACTAGTGAGTCAAAATGTGCTCTAAAGAAAGTTAAGCAGAGCATTACATTGTTAAATACAACCTTAAAAGGTTCTTTAGTAAAGAAACACCTCTTGTAGATGGTTATTCAAAGAACCTTCTTAAAataggtctatatatatatatgttccccTTTTGCTAGAGGCAAATAACCATTTTGATTGGAGTGTAGTATTTGTGGGCTCATCTTAGGGATGACCAAACAGAACAATATGCCCATTTTGAGTCACGAGGCAGTCAGTAATATTGAATCATTTGTGGTGTTTTACAGAAGTAGCTGTATTTTGTGATTTATTACTTTTGAGTGTCAATTGTTCCTCAAAAaggaaatgtataaattataaactTATGAAGTAagttttcttataaaatcaaaaCAAAATACAGCAGCCAATCATTAAATTTGAATTATTTGCATTATTCTTAcatgtcaattttttttggttgtgtttatttatttatttattttattttatttttttttacaactgaagGTGATAGGTGAAGGTGATGTTAACATGTTAAACCAATAGCATCTATGAGTATATTCCTgcctgaattattattattatcaggcaAGCATGTTATTTACAACAATAtccaaacattttaaataagCTGTAGAAAAGACTAATTAAACTCAAAGTAATTAGGCAACAACGACAATGTAGAATTTTAAGTATTACATAaagtaataaacaaacaaaaaaaaaacaataattgggCCTATTATACTGTTTTAAGATTCACAATAAtgtgttatatgttttttttttccctgctaGTTATTTTTATGTGCAACATTGTTTTTCAAACTTACCTTTGCCTGTATTTCTATCTTCAGTATTGATCCTACAATTGCCAGGATATCACTGATAATTACCAAGATGTACCAGCCATTTAGGAATTCTCTTTGGTCATCCTCGCATATCTTACGGttgtatttttttacacaaaacatgGAAAATCTCTACAAAAGAGGAAGCATCAACACATTTAGATTAAATCCACATATCCGTGCAAATATAATTGGACTATGAATCATAGCTGTAAAGGAACATGGGAAAAATAACCTTAAAACACATCATCACACAAAAAGACATAAACAGAAACATATTCTTAAAAATACTGCATATGGGCCGATAGTCTTATTAGGTCATTTACCTGAAGCAGTCGAATTGCCAGAACAATGGAACGAATGCACAGCACAGCAGAGGTGAGACACACTAC
The DNA window shown above is from Astyanax mexicanus isolate ESR-SI-001 chromosome 16, AstMex3_surface, whole genome shotgun sequence and carries:
- the mcoln2 gene encoding mucolipin-2, which translates into the protein MELLVRDTDLTSINMSMNLEPMMEEKLREDLKYYFMSPCEKYRVRRQLPWKLTVQILKIVMITAQLVLFGLSNQLVVAYKEENLMAFKNLFLKSYSGVDEDDYSVAVYTKQSVYDNIYYFFDQYSQLDQLSVGAVSYAEEDGKLQPLVICKEYYSRGRVESSDKSYDIDAQTETVCLTLDPKSAATWRTVNSSFFELDFHRLVNIEITFKLKGINLQTVLSHQLPDCYTFAVTILFDNQCHSGKVKITLDIDAVSTACKKWKISGTAQKNTHYLLVFDGLVIVVCLTSAVLCIRSIVLAIRLLQRFSMFCVKKYNRKICEDDQREFLNGWYILVIISDILAIVGSILKIEIQAKSMTSYDVCSIFLGTSTLMVWVGVIRYLGYFQKYNVLILTMHAALPKVLRFCCCAGMIYLGYTFCGWVVLGPYNDKFEGLSRVAECLFSLVNGDDMFTTFAEFQQKNTLVWLFSRVYLYSFISLFIYMVLSLFIALITDAYETIKRYQKTGFPMTDLQLFLRAGKDFPPQEGEEDGGSRENGPSVTLCCCRKYTNSSISQQAPDFSQALRVPVEDTVTLIS